One Saprospiraceae bacterium DNA window includes the following coding sequences:
- a CDS encoding glycoside hydrolase family 28 protein, with the protein MKIQSFLLTLLLLALACHTTRFTVKNAARQAARAWETQPRDILRNVQPPVFPARDFHVLLETNADSCAKNCRAAIQNAIDACHEGGGGRVVLPAGNYLSDGPLQLKSNVRLHLDSGAMLVFDTLPGQYLPLVKVRWEGTVCWNYSPLIYAFQQKNIALTGEGCINGQSLSYWKHWRALQEPAKKRLRQMGNDLVPENERRFGEGWWLRPSLIEFYQCENVLVEGLTLEQSPFWTLHPVFCKNVTLRRLRITGGYWNDDGIDPDSCEDVLIEDCDIRTYDDAISIKAGRDQDAWGRPGSRRILVRRCALRSEKANALCIGSELSGGVEQVFAKNCHISRARYGLNFKTNNDRGGYARHIFVRDVQADTCWEGLLFFQTNYHSYRGGNFPTQFSDFFLQNIDCHMVDSSAVRMNGLPDAPIQRVFLQNVRVKQAGKPDVLEQVRELVLD; encoded by the coding sequence ATGAAAATCCAATCCTTTTTGCTGACTTTATTGCTGCTGGCACTTGCTTGCCATACCACTCGTTTCACGGTAAAAAATGCCGCTCGACAGGCTGCCCGTGCTTGGGAAACCCAGCCCCGCGACATCCTGCGAAACGTTCAGCCTCCCGTGTTCCCAGCACGCGATTTTCATGTCTTGCTTGAAACAAACGCGGATTCATGCGCAAAAAACTGCCGTGCGGCCATTCAGAACGCCATTGATGCCTGCCACGAAGGAGGAGGGGGGAGAGTGGTGTTGCCCGCTGGAAATTACCTGTCCGACGGGCCGCTTCAGCTGAAATCGAATGTCCGTTTACACTTGGACAGTGGCGCGATGCTGGTGTTCGACACGCTGCCCGGACAATACCTGCCGCTCGTGAAAGTACGCTGGGAAGGCACGGTATGCTGGAATTACTCGCCGCTCATATATGCCTTTCAGCAAAAAAACATCGCGCTCACGGGGGAGGGCTGCATCAACGGGCAATCGCTGTCCTATTGGAAACACTGGCGCGCCCTCCAAGAACCCGCCAAAAAACGCCTCCGCCAAATGGGCAACGACCTCGTACCCGAAAACGAACGCCGCTTCGGCGAAGGCTGGTGGTTGCGGCCCTCGCTCATCGAGTTCTACCAATGCGAGAATGTGCTGGTGGAAGGGTTGACGCTCGAACAAAGCCCGTTCTGGACGCTGCACCCCGTATTCTGCAAAAACGTGACCCTCCGCAGGCTGCGCATCACGGGGGGCTACTGGAACGACGACGGCATTGACCCCGACTCCTGCGAGGATGTACTGATAGAAGACTGCGACATCCGCACCTACGACGATGCCATTTCCATCAAAGCCGGGCGGGACCAAGACGCTTGGGGCCGCCCCGGTTCGCGCCGCATCCTCGTGCGCCGCTGTGCCCTGCGCTCCGAAAAAGCAAACGCATTATGCATCGGTTCTGAACTGTCGGGCGGCGTGGAGCAGGTTTTTGCGAAAAACTGCCACATCAGCCGCGCCCGCTACGGGCTGAATTTCAAGACCAACAACGATCGAGGAGGGTATGCGCGGCACATCTTCGTCCGCGACGTTCAGGCCGACACCTGCTGGGAGGGGCTGTTGTTTTTCCAGACCAACTACCACTCCTATCGTGGCGGGAATTTCCCTACCCAGTTCAGCGATTTTTTTCTGCAAAACATAGATTGTCATATGGTTGACTCGTCGGCAGTCCGCATGAACGGGCTGCCTGATGCGCCTATTCAGCGTGTTTTTTTGCAAAACGTGCGGGTGAAGCAGGCGGGCAAACCGGATGTGTTGGAGCAGGTGCGTGAGTTGGTGTTGGACTGA
- the uxuA gene encoding mannonate dehydratase produces MRHIEQTWRWFGPNDPVSLQDARQAGAAGIVTALHHIPNGQAWELAEILKRKTAIEAAGLAFSVVESIPVHEDIKKRTGRYRHWLENYKISLRNLGAAGIPTVCYNFMPVLDWTRTNLAYRIEDGSEALRFDIVEIAAFDIFMLKRKNADHDYMPDVLSNAEKWIEHASETDKQRLIRNIIAGLPGSEEAYTVDNFRDTLATYEGITADVLRTHLVEFLRDVAPVAEEAGVRLAIHPDDPPFPIFGLPRVVSTAADVEAVYAAYDSPFNGLCYCTGSFGARADNYNLPAMFRQLGHRANFLHLRQVQLEPDGSFYEANHLEGSHDVYQIMLEIVREQQRREHPIPMRPDHGHRMLDDLRKTGGNPGYTAIGRLRGLAELRGLEMGIARSLFDNKT; encoded by the coding sequence ATGCGACACATCGAACAAACCTGGCGCTGGTTTGGCCCAAATGACCCCGTTTCTCTGCAAGACGCGCGGCAAGCAGGCGCAGCGGGTATTGTCACCGCCCTGCACCACATCCCAAACGGACAGGCGTGGGAATTGGCCGAAATTTTGAAGCGAAAAACAGCTATTGAAGCCGCTGGGCTTGCCTTCTCGGTTGTCGAGAGCATACCCGTACATGAAGACATCAAAAAACGAACGGGCCGCTACCGACATTGGCTCGAAAACTACAAAATCTCGCTCCGCAACCTCGGCGCAGCAGGCATCCCTACTGTGTGCTACAACTTTATGCCCGTGCTCGACTGGACGCGCACCAACCTTGCCTACCGCATTGAAGATGGCTCGGAGGCCCTGCGATTCGACATCGTAGAAATTGCCGCCTTCGACATTTTTATGTTGAAAAGAAAAAACGCTGACCACGACTACATGCCCGATGTGCTGTCAAATGCCGAAAAATGGATTGAACACGCTTCCGAAACTGACAAACAACGCCTCATACGCAATATCATCGCTGGGCTGCCCGGCTCAGAGGAGGCCTACACCGTTGACAATTTCCGCGACACGCTCGCCACTTACGAGGGCATCACCGCCGACGTGCTGCGCACACACTTGGTGGAATTTTTGCGCGACGTAGCACCCGTAGCCGAAGAAGCAGGTGTTCGATTGGCCATACACCCCGACGACCCACCCTTTCCGATATTTGGCCTTCCCCGCGTAGTCAGCACCGCCGCCGACGTGGAGGCCGTATATGCCGCCTACGATTCGCCATTCAATGGCCTGTGCTACTGTACGGGTTCGTTCGGGGCGCGAGCCGACAACTACAACTTGCCCGCCATGTTCCGCCAATTGGGGCACCGCGCCAACTTTCTGCACCTTCGCCAAGTACAACTCGAACCCGACGGCTCTTTCTACGAAGCCAACCATCTCGAAGGCAGTCACGACGTGTACCAAATCATGCTGGAAATCGTGCGCGAACAGCAGCGCCGCGAACACCCTATCCCGATGCGCCCCGACCATGGTCACCGGATGCTCGACGACCTCCGCAAAACAGGTGGCAATCCCGGCTACACCGCCATCGGGCGGCTGCGCGGGCTGGCCGAGTTGCGCGGATTGGAAATGGGCATCGCTCGAAGCCTTTTTGACAATAAAACATGA
- a CDS encoding right-handed parallel beta-helix repeat-containing protein: MKNVVLLFLFLPICLLAQPLNVRDFGAKGDGQTLNTRAIQATIDQAAAQGGGVVHIPAGQFLSGTIFLKSNIELNLSPGAVLLGSDNLADYDTAHPHLVFVENAQNITLSGTGKMDGQGYRFFDTLQPTWTAKLRPAPWILFENCSRLRIRDVQLHNSPAHVLVLKKCDDVAINGISIRCDLRSPNTDGIDITDSRNVMIASCYLESGDDLICLKSHEHWVENITVTNCILVSDDAAIKFGTGSHVGVRNSTFSNIAIHGTRYGIALFMIDGGTHEHCIFENITIRNGSRWKNDYPIFVDAHRRTPSSKIGRIKDIHFRNLSIQTSGNILVAGQPSHPLEDLVFDNLHMTLTGCSDVTRYSQKPRGNKTLQPDPELVDYAQVPAHFTIAHVQGLKINNIALRKGRKLNACDRDAFWLKDLQGDDIGKLDIGTGLKQSIIRS; encoded by the coding sequence ATGAAAAACGTCGTGCTGCTGTTCCTTTTTCTACCAATATGTCTTCTTGCCCAGCCTCTCAACGTCCGCGACTTCGGCGCCAAGGGCGACGGCCAGACCCTCAACACGCGCGCCATCCAAGCGACAATTGACCAAGCTGCCGCACAAGGCGGGGGAGTGGTCCATATACCCGCCGGACAATTCTTGAGCGGCACCATCTTCCTGAAATCCAACATCGAACTCAACCTTTCGCCGGGTGCCGTTTTGCTCGGCAGCGACAACCTTGCCGACTACGACACCGCGCATCCGCACCTCGTCTTTGTGGAAAACGCTCAAAATATCACCCTCTCTGGCACGGGCAAAATGGACGGTCAAGGATATCGCTTTTTCGATACCCTGCAACCTACCTGGACGGCCAAGCTCCGCCCCGCACCTTGGATTTTGTTTGAAAACTGCTCGCGCTTGCGCATCCGCGACGTGCAGCTTCACAATTCGCCCGCGCACGTCTTAGTCTTGAAAAAATGCGACGACGTGGCGATAAACGGTATTAGCATACGCTGCGACCTGCGAAGCCCCAACACCGACGGCATTGACATCACCGACTCTCGCAACGTGATGATAGCCAGCTGCTACCTCGAATCCGGCGACGACCTCATCTGCCTCAAATCGCACGAACACTGGGTCGAAAATATTACCGTCACCAACTGTATCCTCGTCAGCGACGACGCAGCTATAAAATTCGGCACAGGCTCTCATGTCGGTGTGCGAAATAGCACGTTCAGCAACATCGCCATACACGGCACACGCTACGGCATCGCGTTGTTCATGATTGACGGCGGCACTCACGAACACTGCATCTTTGAAAACATCACCATCCGCAACGGCTCGCGCTGGAAAAACGACTACCCGATTTTTGTGGATGCACACCGACGCACACCCAGCAGCAAAATCGGGCGCATCAAAGACATCCACTTCCGCAACCTCAGCATCCAGACCAGTGGCAACATCCTCGTGGCCGGCCAGCCCAGCCACCCGCTCGAAGACCTCGTGTTCGACAACCTCCATATGACCCTCACCGGCTGCAGCGATGTGACCCGCTACAGCCAAAAACCGCGCGGCAACAAAACACTGCAACCTGACCCCGAACTCGTGGATTACGCCCAAGTGCCTGCACACTTTACCATAGCCCATGTGCAGGGACTTAAAATAAACAACATAGCCCTCCGAAAAGGCCGAAAACTGAACGCCTGCGACCGCGACGCTTTTTGGCTCAAAGACCTTCAAGGCGACGACATCGGCAAATTGGACATCGGGACTGGATTGAAACAAAGCATTATTAGAAGCTGA
- a CDS encoding SDR family oxidoreductase has protein sequence MDKLFDVSGKVAVVTGGSGILCGAMAKALAARGAKVGILGRTPEKNEKTVAAIRAAGGEAISLVADVLDENTLENAAQKVGDTWGRLDILINGAGGNMPGAAIPPSENFFDNHPFANYKKVLELNLDGTVLPTMVFGRLMARQKSGSIINISSMTAMQAVTRVPGYSTAKAAVDLFTKWLAVEAALKFGEGIRVNAIAPGFFVTDQNRALLTTPDGGFTERGASVIRKSPGGRFGEADELVGTCIWLCSDASKFVTGIIVPVDGGFSAWSGV, from the coding sequence ATGGACAAATTATTCGACGTTTCGGGCAAAGTCGCGGTCGTCACAGGTGGCTCCGGTATCCTCTGTGGCGCTATGGCCAAAGCCCTCGCAGCACGCGGTGCCAAGGTGGGTATATTGGGACGCACCCCTGAAAAAAACGAAAAAACAGTGGCAGCCATCCGCGCTGCGGGGGGCGAGGCCATCAGCCTCGTCGCCGATGTGCTGGACGAGAACACACTCGAAAATGCGGCCCAGAAAGTGGGGGATACTTGGGGCCGATTGGACATCCTCATCAACGGCGCGGGCGGCAACATGCCCGGAGCGGCCATCCCGCCCAGCGAAAACTTCTTCGACAACCACCCGTTTGCCAACTATAAGAAGGTTTTGGAGCTCAACCTTGACGGCACGGTGCTTCCAACAATGGTGTTCGGGCGTCTCATGGCCCGCCAAAAGTCGGGCAGCATCATCAACATTTCGTCCATGACGGCTATGCAGGCCGTCACCAGAGTGCCGGGCTACTCAACGGCGAAGGCAGCAGTGGACTTGTTCACGAAATGGCTGGCGGTGGAGGCAGCCCTCAAATTCGGTGAGGGCATTCGCGTCAACGCTATTGCACCCGGCTTTTTCGTGACCGACCAAAATCGCGCCTTACTCACCACGCCCGACGGTGGCTTCACGGAGCGTGGAGCAAGCGTCATCCGAAAGTCGCCCGGAGGACGCTTCGGCGAAGCCGACGAGCTCGTAGGCACTTGCATCTGGCTTTGTTCTGATGCTTCCAAATTTGTGACAGGCATTATCGTTCCAGTGGATGGGGGCTTTTCGGCATGGAGCGGGGTGTGA
- a CDS encoding RNA polymerase sigma-70 factor, translating to MQTATSTTAPLKKSMPHFAPCASDETLLQSIAVHDDAQSLEALFRRHHDDLCRYVYAILQCRHTTEEIVSDVFLKIWNQRQTLQVQTSLKAYLLISVRNTAIDYLRRQSRRRTVGSDAIHPDLPCDYTSAYDRLIGEETTNLVEAAIERLPRQGRTIFRLSRDGGMKYREIADHLGLSIKTVETHMTRSLVYLRGELAAHIGPGLAM from the coding sequence ATGCAAACTGCTACCTCTACCACTGCTCCGCTCAAAAAATCAATGCCCCATTTTGCCCCATGCGCGTCTGACGAGACACTCCTACAGTCAATCGCTGTTCATGATGATGCCCAATCATTGGAGGCGCTTTTCCGCCGACATCACGACGACCTCTGTCGCTATGTCTATGCCATTTTGCAATGCAGGCATACTACCGAGGAAATTGTCTCGGATGTGTTTTTGAAAATCTGGAATCAGCGCCAAACCTTGCAGGTACAAACAAGCCTAAAAGCCTATTTGCTTATATCCGTGCGCAACACGGCGATTGACTACCTGCGTCGTCAGTCGCGTCGTCGTACCGTCGGTTCTGATGCCATTCATCCAGATTTGCCTTGCGACTACACCTCCGCCTATGACCGACTGATTGGGGAAGAGACCACTAACCTCGTGGAGGCAGCGATAGAACGGTTGCCTCGGCAAGGGCGCACTATTTTTAGATTGAGCCGCGACGGAGGCATGAAGTACCGTGAAATAGCTGACCACTTGGGGCTGAGCATCAAGACGGTAGAGACGCACATGACGCGCTCGTTGGTGTATTTGAGGGGCGAGCTCGCGGCGCACATAGGGCCGGGTCTGGCAATGTGA
- a CDS encoding LacI family DNA-binding transcriptional regulator gives MADKKSTIHDIARELSVTASTVSRALNDNPRISEDMRRTVKETAQRLGYEPNHIASALRSGRTRIIGIIVPTANRSFFSNVVRGVEAVAQLADYNAIICQSNDDPAEEADIVDTLLRLRVDGIIASIARETRHFDHFRKVRDKGVPLVLFDRVNEALGASTVVLDDQLGAYQATEHLVKQGFKRIAHFAGPQHLNIYKYRLRGYADALDAAGIPFDESLVTTGNLGVEDGREYMSRLLSLPHPPDAVFSASDYSAVGAMQVLKERGVHIPRQIGLVGFANEMFTSLVEPGLTTVDQHSESMGEFAAKIFFEEIESEGKSFVPRKTVLTPTLVVRGSSKRN, from the coding sequence ATGGCCGACAAAAAAAGCACCATTCACGATATCGCACGCGAGCTTAGCGTGACAGCGAGCACCGTGTCGCGTGCGCTAAATGACAACCCGCGCATCAGCGAAGATATGCGCCGGACGGTGAAAGAAACCGCGCAGCGCCTTGGCTACGAACCCAATCACATCGCCTCGGCTTTGCGAAGTGGTCGAACACGCATCATCGGGATAATAGTGCCAACAGCCAACAGGAGTTTTTTTTCCAATGTCGTGCGCGGCGTGGAAGCAGTCGCTCAATTAGCCGACTATAACGCCATCATTTGTCAGAGCAATGACGACCCAGCCGAGGAAGCCGACATAGTGGACACCTTGTTGCGCCTGAGAGTGGACGGAATCATCGCCTCTATCGCCCGCGAGACGCGCCATTTCGACCACTTCCGAAAAGTGCGGGACAAAGGAGTGCCACTTGTTCTCTTCGACAGAGTCAATGAGGCGCTGGGGGCCAGTACCGTCGTACTCGACGACCAATTAGGCGCATATCAGGCCACTGAACATCTTGTAAAACAAGGATTTAAACGCATTGCCCATTTTGCAGGGCCACAGCATCTGAACATCTACAAGTATCGGCTGCGCGGCTACGCCGATGCGTTGGATGCCGCCGGAATCCCGTTTGACGAATCGCTCGTCACCACGGGCAACCTTGGCGTGGAAGATGGTCGTGAATACATGAGCAGATTATTGTCGCTGCCCCACCCGCCCGATGCGGTTTTTTCCGCCAGCGACTATTCTGCGGTCGGGGCGATGCAAGTGCTCAAAGAGCGAGGTGTTCACATCCCTCGGCAAATCGGCTTGGTCGGTTTTGCCAACGAGATGTTCACCTCTTTGGTAGAGCCCGGCCTCACGACTGTGGACCAACACAGTGAAAGCATGGGCGAGTTTGCCGCAAAGATTTTTTTTGAGGAAATTGAGTCCGAGGGCAAAAGTTTCGTCCCCCGAAAGACCGTGCTAACGCCTACCCTTGTGGTAAGAGGCTCCTCTAAACGCAATTGA
- a CDS encoding DUF4397 domain-containing protein, whose amino-acid sequence MHTIQSILTLAFTIVLAQNITAQFTPEWATQGLGSTRTDEGKAIARDASNNLYVTGYFREIVVIGNDTLRSVGNNRRDIFVAKYNANGEPIWAKAFPGVPAQDDRGRGIAVDADGNIYFTGEIRGDVNFGSTLMSHADGTNRNGFLVKLDNDGNVLWANQIESIGGDDRSYGVQVGPDGNIYVAGQCGNNTVFAAGAPPVPTAGGVDAFVAQYAPDGTFNWAATGGGSGSDRFFDVVFDADGNIWTTGYANASTAFTYGTATLTPVGDADMILAKLKPDGTFLFATNFGGTGFDEAGALTFGPNGLLYVGGFYTNAATFGSKSLVSVGGRDAVVVAFDADGNIVDATSFGSAGDENVYAVRGTATDLFVSGFYGLTTAAPGPPITLGSTTYPGSIGGDGGAFLTQHDANFNIVSSVGFQGEGGVLADGDSDDMQSFVVDADANWIYSTGQFFGTVTISDKTLSVPAGSSNSDFYVAGLRYAPSGDNAAFVQVVHNAPDPAAAVVDIYVNGQRVLDDFAFRTATPFVGVDAFAPVTIAVAPANSQSVADAIATFPNIQLTRGERYVVVANGVLNPNNYQGINPGGAFNLHIITPAFTSTQGAAGTFSVTVMHGSPDAPPVDVFVNKTTPAVINNLAYPGATPYLTLPAGEYLLDVAASADSTNILKTYLAPLNLLNSIGVNAGVLLASGFLNPANADGSNDFGLWVALPSGGPLVQLAEIRSAFVQIVHNSPDTTLRQVDVFLNGELALDNFAFRTATPFLELRGNIPYTVGIKPANTNDAPQEFVVVFENDKTYVVTASGLWNPFAYTGVGFSDFLNLRMIEPAYQISSLGTVALAVQHGSPDAPTVDVLVGIPAAVGIDNLAYGESTNYLNFPSDRYLLGITPANDNSTLVAEHYANLVPLDGSAGVVYASGFLSPSNAFANADFGLWVALPTGGPLVPLPVVGRANVQYVHNSPDPLAAVVDVYINGQLAADNFGFRTATPFVEQLTNYPNRISIAPPNSTSVADAILNYDNIFYETSKTYAVSVNGVVNPGAFTDVPPTATIQFVEIEPALTSAPAGSFAVAVVHGSPDAPDVDVVVNGTSTPLIDNLPFGEATSYLTIPAQEYILNITPANDNSTIVKSYRTPLGTLPVSAATVFASGFLNSANQTGTTNAFGLWVAIPAGGALIPLQEVDVSTHDLLSMAKVKIWPNPARDWLNVQYELTEPDALLFSLTDVRGAEIRRFERSYQGSGEQIERLDLSQLPEGVYLLRMQTSGSQGSARIVVGKER is encoded by the coding sequence ATGCATACCATTCAATCTATCCTAACGCTGGCGTTCACCATAGTGCTCGCACAAAACATTACCGCCCAATTCACACCCGAATGGGCCACTCAGGGACTGGGCAGCACCCGCACCGACGAAGGCAAGGCCATCGCCCGCGATGCCTCCAACAACCTTTACGTGACGGGCTATTTCCGCGAAATCGTCGTCATCGGCAACGACACACTGCGCTCGGTCGGCAACAACCGCCGCGACATTTTTGTGGCAAAATACAATGCCAACGGCGAGCCTATCTGGGCAAAAGCCTTCCCCGGCGTCCCGGCTCAAGACGACCGCGGGCGCGGCATCGCCGTGGATGCCGACGGCAATATTTACTTCACGGGCGAAATCCGAGGCGACGTGAACTTCGGCAGCACCCTCATGAGCCACGCCGACGGCACCAACCGCAACGGGTTTCTGGTGAAACTCGACAACGACGGCAACGTGCTGTGGGCCAACCAAATCGAGAGCATCGGCGGCGACGACCGCTCCTACGGCGTGCAAGTGGGCCCGGACGGGAACATTTACGTTGCCGGTCAATGCGGCAACAACACCGTGTTCGCCGCAGGGGCACCGCCCGTGCCCACGGCCGGCGGCGTGGATGCCTTTGTGGCGCAGTATGCCCCCGACGGCACGTTCAACTGGGCAGCCACAGGCGGCGGCAGCGGCAGCGACCGTTTCTTCGACGTGGTGTTCGATGCCGACGGCAACATCTGGACGACGGGCTACGCCAACGCATCCACCGCGTTCACCTACGGCACGGCGACGCTCACGCCCGTCGGCGATGCCGACATGATACTGGCGAAGCTCAAGCCCGACGGGACGTTTTTGTTTGCCACCAATTTTGGCGGCACTGGCTTCGACGAGGCGGGCGCGCTGACGTTTGGCCCCAACGGGCTGTTGTATGTGGGCGGTTTTTACACCAACGCGGCCACCTTCGGCAGCAAGTCGCTCGTGTCGGTGGGCGGTCGCGACGCGGTCGTCGTGGCGTTCGATGCCGACGGCAACATCGTGGATGCCACCTCGTTTGGCAGCGCGGGCGACGAAAACGTGTATGCCGTGCGCGGCACCGCCACCGACCTATTCGTATCAGGCTTTTACGGGCTGACCACTGCCGCGCCGGGGCCACCCATCACATTGGGCAGCACGACGTATCCCGGCAGCATCGGTGGCGACGGTGGCGCGTTTCTAACGCAGCACGATGCCAATTTCAATATCGTTTCCTCGGTGGGCTTTCAGGGCGAGGGCGGTGTATTGGCCGACGGAGACTCGGACGATATGCAGTCGTTCGTGGTGGATGCCGATGCCAACTGGATTTACAGCACGGGGCAGTTTTTTGGCACAGTCACCATTAGCGACAAGACATTGTCAGTGCCGGCAGGTTCTTCGAACAGCGATTTTTATGTTGCGGGTTTGCGTTACGCGCCTTCGGGCGACAACGCGGCGTTCGTGCAAGTGGTGCACAACGCTCCTGACCCCGCCGCAGCTGTGGTAGATATTTATGTGAATGGCCAACGTGTGCTCGACGACTTTGCCTTCCGAACAGCCACTCCCTTTGTGGGCGTGGATGCGTTCGCACCAGTTACGATTGCCGTGGCACCTGCCAACAGCCAAAGCGTGGCAGACGCAATTGCTACTTTCCCCAACATTCAGCTCACGAGAGGCGAGCGCTATGTGGTAGTTGCTAACGGAGTTTTGAATCCTAACAATTATCAAGGCATCAATCCCGGAGGGGCATTCAATTTGCATATCATCACTCCTGCCTTCACCTCTACGCAGGGCGCGGCAGGGACGTTCAGCGTGACGGTGATGCACGGCTCGCCCGATGCGCCCCCCGTAGATGTGTTCGTCAATAAAACCACTCCAGCTGTCATCAACAACTTGGCCTATCCCGGTGCCACTCCATATCTGACGCTTCCCGCAGGCGAGTACTTGTTGGATGTAGCTGCCAGTGCTGACAGCACGAACATCCTGAAGACCTATCTCGCGCCGCTAAATCTCCTGAATAGTATTGGGGTCAACGCCGGCGTGTTGTTGGCATCAGGATTTCTCAACCCCGCCAATGCTGACGGCAGCAACGACTTTGGTCTTTGGGTGGCCTTGCCCTCGGGCGGCCCGTTGGTGCAGTTGGCCGAAATACGCTCGGCATTTGTTCAAATCGTCCATAATTCGCCAGACACCACGCTGCGCCAAGTGGATGTCTTCCTCAACGGCGAGCTGGCCTTGGACAACTTTGCGTTCCGTACAGCCACGCCGTTTTTGGAATTGCGCGGCAACATCCCATACACCGTTGGCATTAAACCCGCCAATACGAACGACGCGCCGCAAGAGTTCGTGGTCGTGTTTGAAAACGACAAGACTTATGTGGTGACGGCCAGCGGGCTGTGGAACCCATTTGCTTACACGGGTGTGGGTTTTAGCGATTTCCTCAACCTGCGCATGATAGAGCCTGCCTACCAGATATCATCTCTCGGCACTGTGGCCTTGGCGGTCCAGCACGGCTCGCCCGATGCGCCGACGGTGGATGTGCTGGTCGGCATCCCTGCGGCGGTGGGCATTGACAATTTGGCCTACGGCGAATCCACCAATTATCTCAACTTTCCCAGCGACCGTTATTTGCTTGGCATCACTCCTGCCAACGATAACAGCACACTTGTGGCAGAGCATTACGCCAACCTTGTCCCGCTCGACGGTAGTGCGGGTGTGGTATATGCCTCCGGGTTTTTAAGCCCCAGCAACGCTTTTGCTAACGCGGATTTTGGGCTTTGGGTGGCATTGCCCACTGGTGGGCCATTGGTGCCATTGCCGGTCGTGGGTCGGGCTAACGTGCAGTACGTGCACAACTCGCCTGACCCGCTCGCAGCAGTAGTGGATGTCTATATCAATGGTCAGCTAGCGGCCGACAACTTCGGCTTCCGCACCGCGACCCCGTTTGTGGAGCAATTGACCAACTATCCCAATCGCATATCCATTGCTCCACCCAACAGCACTTCGGTGGCCGATGCCATTCTGAACTACGACAACATCTTCTACGAAACGAGCAAGACTTACGCCGTCAGCGTGAACGGTGTAGTGAATCCGGGTGCTTTCACGGATGTTCCACCGACAGCCACCATCCAATTCGTGGAAATCGAACCAGCGTTGACCTCTGCACCAGCAGGCAGCTTTGCGGTGGCAGTGGTGCATGGCTCGCCCGACGCGCCCGACGTGGATGTGGTGGTGAACGGCACTTCCACGCCACTCATTGACAATCTTCCTTTTGGCGAGGCAACGTCTTACCTGACAATTCCTGCCCAAGAATACATCCTTAACATCACGCCAGCCAACGACAACTCAACCATCGTGAAAAGCTATCGCACCCCACTCGGCACGCTGCCAGTGAGCGCGGCCACTGTATTTGCCTCGGGCTTCTTGAACTCGGCTAACCAGACGGGCACAACCAATGCTTTTGGCCTCTGGGTGGCGATTCCCGCTGGAGGCGCGTTGATTCCGCTGCAAGAGGTGGACGTTTCCACCCATGACTTGCTCTCAATGGCCAAAGTGAAAATATGGCCCAACCCAGCGCGGGATTGGCTCAATGTGCAGTACGAGCTCACCGAACCAGATGCGCTGCTTTTCAGCCTTACGGACGTTCGAGGAGCGGAGATTAGGCGGTTTGAGCGCAGTTATCAAGGCTCGGGCGAACAGATAGAGCGGCTCGACCTGAGCCAGCTTCCCGAAGGCGTGTACCTGCTTCGTATGCAGACCTCCGGCTCGCAAGGCTCCGCAAGGATAGTAGTCGGAAAAGAAAGATAG